The proteins below are encoded in one region of Maribacter aestuarii:
- a CDS encoding MBL fold metallo-hydrolase RNA specificity domain-containing protein — protein sequence MNSIKIHFLGASGTVTGSKFYMETPELNLMIDCGMFQGLKELRQMNWEPLPIDTSKIDFVLLTHGHLDHTGYLPRLVQEGFKGKIIGTAPTLAITRIILLDSAKIHEEEAERANEEGYSSHHPALPFYTVKEAERAIALFRFEEKEEWTSISEHIRFKFRYNGHIIGATFIELEAFGKVFVFSGDIGREKDFLLAPPERPKWADYLFVESTYGNKLHPEENVEEIMIALVNETITQRGNLIIPSFAVERLQSLMYLLWQLYKKNKIPNIPIFIDSPMGNNVLSVFEQFPDWHKLSMTTYQSMCNHFNIISSYGDTWKTIDDPRPKIVIAGSGMVTGGRVLTYLKQLIDISTTTVLLVGYQAEGTRGRQLLDGAHEIKLFGKYYPVKAKIRHVESLSAHADQQGLLQWMENIRNMPEEVFLVHGEPTALDAFRSKIRDVKGWTAHIPKLKETKEFLV from the coding sequence ATGAATTCGATAAAAATCCATTTTTTAGGAGCTTCCGGAACCGTAACAGGCTCCAAATTTTATATGGAAACACCCGAGCTGAACCTAATGATAGATTGTGGGATGTTTCAAGGGCTAAAAGAACTTCGGCAAATGAATTGGGAACCCTTGCCCATCGATACTTCAAAAATCGATTTTGTATTGTTAACACATGGTCATCTAGACCATACGGGGTATCTTCCCCGCTTGGTCCAGGAAGGTTTTAAAGGCAAAATCATTGGAACAGCACCTACCCTAGCAATAACGCGAATCATTCTTTTGGATAGTGCCAAAATCCATGAGGAGGAAGCCGAACGGGCTAACGAAGAAGGATATAGCAGTCATCATCCGGCGTTACCTTTTTATACAGTAAAGGAGGCAGAAAGAGCTATTGCCCTATTTCGCTTTGAAGAAAAAGAAGAATGGACCTCGATATCCGAACACATCCGTTTCAAATTCAGGTATAATGGCCATATTATTGGTGCAACTTTTATAGAACTAGAGGCTTTTGGAAAAGTATTTGTGTTTTCAGGAGATATAGGGAGAGAGAAAGATTTTTTATTAGCGCCTCCAGAACGTCCTAAATGGGCAGATTATCTTTTTGTGGAAAGCACCTATGGCAATAAGCTGCATCCCGAAGAAAATGTGGAAGAAATAATGATAGCACTGGTCAATGAAACTATTACCCAAAGGGGAAATCTTATTATTCCCTCTTTTGCGGTGGAGCGCTTACAATCCTTAATGTACCTGCTTTGGCAATTATACAAGAAGAACAAAATTCCCAATATTCCAATTTTCATCGATAGTCCTATGGGGAACAATGTACTATCCGTTTTTGAACAATTCCCAGACTGGCATAAACTTTCCATGACCACGTATCAATCCATGTGCAATCATTTTAACATTATAAGCTCTTATGGCGATACTTGGAAAACTATTGATGACCCTAGACCAAAAATCGTGATAGCGGGTAGCGGTATGGTCACTGGTGGCAGGGTGCTGACCTATTTAAAGCAACTCATAGATATATCTACCACTACAGTATTGTTAGTGGGCTACCAAGCTGAGGGAACTCGGGGTAGACAACTTTTAGATGGTGCCCACGAAATTAAATTATTTGGCAAATACTATCCTGTTAAGGCAAAAATTAGACATGTGGAAAGCTTATCCGCCCATGCGGACCAACAAGGATTATTACAATGGATGGAAAATATTAGAAATATGCCAGAAGAAGTTTTTCTTGTTCATGGCGAGCCTACCGCTCTGGATGCCTTTAGGTCAAAAATCCGTGATGTAAAAGGTTGGACAGCACATATTCCAAAATTGAAGGAGACAAAAGAGTTTCTCGTGTAA
- a CDS encoding ShlB/FhaC/HecB family hemolysin secretion/activation protein: MPVNAPLVKLDTLYGGLKVTKEGGGHQSFSLRLEDENGREYAMRSLRKSALKFLKFKLPGIAYNTEDYRDTWAEKVISDFFTTAHPYMQLVIDPLAKSIDVNHSDTELFYVPKQEQLGEYNDSYGNELYYIERRPSEEQQNYKGYRRTMIGESGKVTDYESTTDMLEKTKSDESYTIDEKNFIRARVFDMLLGDWDRHQDQWRWIEYENEEGDKEFMPVPRDRDNTFPRFDGTAMKFIQLFVPNTRMWQTFDEDIDNVKWLNNSGSKLDRALLTKYGLETWAEEAKIIQERITPEVIENAFLRLPKEVRDETAEFIKESLKSRLRILPETAREYGEYLDRIVAITGTEKDDVFEVIKMDDGKISVSVKRLLSDEKNELIYERVFDDKDTKEIWLYGLGDDDEYKVLGNGDSKIKIKIVGGYGKDSYSIENKKRLKVFDWEHEKIEFNDQIPRLQLSDIYKTNNYHWRYFKPNTNILVPSLGFRTDDGLFLGASDTYTINGLNGNPFLQKHTLKANYYFNFAATELQYSGVWGNVIPKWNFEVDAYYASDRYAKNFFGYGNETFNDENNLGRDYYRARLQQFKASAGIAYYSLKGKAVFESFKVNESNQRLFNRNNIRPEVFENQNYGGLEMTGYYDNKDAGDFPSKSIYIGLTAGYKTNLNFGDNRFGYASLKLGFNRRLITSGALVFGTTAEYSSLVNPKEVYFYHTPSIGGNNGLRGFRDERFTGESYFYQSSDLKLRLKRYITAVSPVTVGIYGGFDYGRVWQPNDSSNIWHTSQGGGFWISSLKALTFNIGYFNSKESNLIQVGFGISI; encoded by the coding sequence ATGCCGGTAAATGCTCCGTTAGTCAAATTAGACACCTTATATGGTGGTCTTAAAGTCACCAAAGAGGGTGGGGGACATCAATCCTTTTCGCTACGCTTGGAAGACGAGAACGGAAGGGAATATGCCATGCGTTCGTTGCGCAAAAGTGCACTAAAATTTCTAAAATTTAAACTGCCGGGCATCGCTTATAATACCGAGGATTACAGGGATACTTGGGCCGAGAAAGTAATTTCAGATTTCTTCACTACGGCACACCCGTACATGCAATTGGTCATAGACCCATTGGCGAAGTCCATAGATGTAAATCATTCCGATACCGAGCTTTTTTATGTTCCAAAACAAGAACAACTGGGTGAATATAACGACAGTTATGGCAATGAACTTTATTATATAGAAAGACGTCCATCAGAAGAACAGCAAAATTACAAAGGGTATAGGCGAACCATGATTGGAGAATCGGGCAAGGTGACGGATTATGAGAGTACTACCGATATGTTGGAAAAAACAAAAAGTGACGAATCCTATACCATTGATGAAAAGAATTTTATAAGGGCAAGGGTTTTTGATATGCTTTTGGGAGATTGGGATAGGCATCAGGATCAATGGCGCTGGATCGAGTATGAAAATGAAGAAGGGGATAAAGAATTTATGCCGGTGCCAAGGGATAGGGACAACACCTTTCCAAGGTTTGATGGTACGGCAATGAAATTCATTCAATTGTTTGTGCCCAATACTAGAATGTGGCAAACCTTTGACGAGGACATCGATAATGTAAAGTGGCTTAATAATTCCGGAAGCAAATTGGATAGGGCATTGCTGACAAAATACGGCCTTGAAACGTGGGCGGAAGAGGCCAAGATCATACAAGAACGTATAACTCCGGAGGTAATTGAAAACGCTTTCTTGAGATTGCCAAAGGAAGTACGCGATGAAACGGCAGAATTCATTAAGGAGAGTTTAAAATCACGTTTGCGAATCCTGCCCGAAACTGCTCGGGAATATGGTGAATATTTGGATAGAATAGTAGCAATCACAGGTACGGAGAAAGACGATGTTTTTGAGGTAATAAAAATGGATGACGGTAAAATTTCCGTTAGCGTAAAAAGATTACTGTCCGATGAGAAAAACGAGCTCATCTATGAGCGCGTATTTGACGATAAGGATACCAAGGAAATTTGGCTTTATGGTCTTGGAGATGACGATGAATATAAGGTATTGGGTAATGGAGATTCTAAAATTAAGATTAAAATCGTTGGTGGATATGGTAAGGATAGTTACTCCATTGAAAACAAAAAAAGATTGAAAGTTTTTGATTGGGAACACGAAAAGATAGAATTCAATGACCAGATACCCCGTTTACAATTAAGTGACATCTATAAAACGAATAACTATCATTGGCGGTATTTTAAACCGAATACGAACATTCTTGTTCCTTCCTTGGGATTTAGAACAGATGACGGTCTTTTCTTGGGGGCTTCGGATACATACACTATAAACGGACTCAATGGAAATCCGTTTTTGCAGAAACATACACTTAAAGCTAATTACTATTTCAATTTTGCCGCAACCGAACTTCAATATTCCGGAGTATGGGGCAATGTAATTCCTAAATGGAACTTTGAGGTAGATGCTTACTATGCTAGCGACCGGTACGCAAAAAACTTTTTCGGCTATGGAAACGAAACGTTTAATGATGAAAACAATCTGGGTCGCGATTATTACCGAGCTCGGTTGCAGCAGTTTAAGGCAAGTGCAGGAATCGCTTACTATAGTCTTAAGGGGAAAGCGGTGTTTGAGTCTTTTAAGGTAAACGAAAGCAATCAGCGCCTTTTCAACCGAAATAATATTCGACCGGAAGTTTTTGAGAATCAAAATTATGGTGGATTAGAGATGACCGGATATTATGATAATAAGGATGCAGGCGATTTTCCTTCTAAATCCATTTATATTGGCCTTACTGCTGGTTATAAGACAAATCTTAATTTTGGTGACAATAGATTTGGTTATGCTTCATTAAAATTAGGTTTCAACCGTAGGTTAATCACTTCAGGTGCCTTGGTTTTTGGAACTACGGCAGAATATAGTAGTTTGGTAAATCCAAAGGAAGTATATTTTTATCATACCCCTTCCATAGGCGGGAACAACGGTCTCCGTGGTTTTAGGGACGAACGATTTACGGGTGAATCTTATTTTTATCAAAGCTCCGACCTTAAATTGCGTCTAAAACGTTATATAACAGCGGTTTCACCTGTAACCGTAGGTATTTATGGAGGCTTCGATTATGGTAGGGTTTGGCAACCAAACGATTCGTCTAACATTTGGCACACCTCGCAGGGTGGCGGGTTTTGGATCAGTAGTTTGAAGGCACTTACTTTTAACATTGGTTATTTTAATTCTAAAGAAAGTAATTTAATACAGGTTGGATTTGGTATTTCTATATAG
- the cls gene encoding cardiolipin synthase yields MWTTFFILIYLLLAISIVISILLHGAKPSKTLSWLLAVFTIPIGGILLYLLLGRNRRKNKLLKIKKSAFFNLPKPTTVHMASLQGKYRKLMMLVYRNSHFPPTTHNGLKLLKDGKSTFEAIFNALESSKTQIHLQYYIFEEGELADRLLVLFEKKIKEGVSVRMIYDGIGSFSLSKSYLKKLASIGVEVYPFLPFKFGRFLSSLNYRNHRKIIVVDGTIAFTGGINISDKYLKGDTALGNWHDMHLRLEGPSANHLNYLFAMDWFLVSQKTIELMPPEELAINDDADKLVQIVSGGPDDDFPALEQAYFTIINKAKNYLYITNPYVIPGQAIMQALQTAALGGVDVRLMISEKADSKIVNWSVRSYFEALLKSGIKVYLFPDGFLHSKIIVSDDLICTIGTANLDDRSFEQNYEVNAIVYDENFAKLLKEDFLRDANVSKMLSYQEHLVRPWINKLQEGFGKVFSPLL; encoded by the coding sequence GTGTGGACCACTTTTTTTATTCTCATTTATCTACTTCTTGCCATTTCAATTGTCATAAGTATTCTATTACATGGTGCTAAACCATCTAAAACACTTTCTTGGCTCCTGGCCGTATTTACAATTCCTATTGGCGGTATTTTGCTTTACTTGCTTTTGGGAAGGAATCGAAGAAAGAATAAATTACTGAAGATAAAAAAAAGTGCATTTTTCAATCTACCCAAACCTACTACGGTTCACATGGCATCGTTACAAGGTAAGTATCGAAAATTGATGATGCTAGTCTATAGGAACTCACATTTTCCTCCAACCACCCATAATGGATTAAAGCTACTCAAGGACGGGAAAAGCACTTTTGAAGCTATTTTCAATGCTTTGGAAAGTTCCAAAACTCAGATACACTTGCAATATTACATTTTTGAGGAAGGAGAGTTGGCCGATCGGTTGTTAGTCCTTTTTGAAAAGAAAATAAAGGAGGGTGTCAGCGTTAGGATGATTTATGATGGTATCGGAAGCTTTTCCTTAAGTAAGTCTTATCTAAAAAAATTAGCTTCAATCGGGGTAGAAGTATATCCGTTTCTTCCTTTTAAATTTGGTCGATTTCTGTCCTCATTAAATTATAGGAATCACAGGAAAATTATTGTTGTAGATGGGACAATCGCCTTCACTGGTGGCATAAATATTTCCGATAAATATCTAAAAGGAGATACTGCTCTAGGAAATTGGCACGATATGCATCTCCGCTTAGAGGGACCTTCGGCTAACCATCTTAATTATCTATTTGCTATGGACTGGTTCTTGGTAAGTCAAAAAACAATTGAACTGATGCCACCCGAGGAGTTAGCAATTAATGATGATGCCGATAAACTCGTTCAGATTGTTTCTGGCGGGCCCGATGATGATTTTCCTGCACTGGAGCAAGCCTATTTTACTATAATCAATAAGGCCAAGAACTATCTCTACATTACAAATCCCTATGTAATTCCTGGACAAGCCATCATGCAAGCACTGCAGACCGCAGCACTTGGAGGAGTAGATGTTCGTTTGATGATCTCAGAAAAGGCAGATAGCAAAATCGTGAACTGGAGTGTGCGCTCCTATTTCGAAGCGCTTTTAAAATCCGGAATCAAAGTCTATCTTTTCCCAGATGGCTTTCTGCATAGTAAGATTATCGTCAGTGATGATTTGATCTGTACCATAGGTACGGCAAATTTAGATGACCGTAGTTTTGAGCAGAATTATGAGGTTAACGCTATTGTCTATGACGAAAACTTTGCAAAATTGTTGAAAGAAGATTTCCTCAGGGATGCCAATGTAAGTAAAATGCTTTCCTACCAAGAGCATTTAGTAAGACCATGGATTAACAAGTTACAGGAAGGTTTTGGTAAGGTCTTTAGTCCATTATTATGA
- a CDS encoding BLUF domain-containing protein, translating to MLGLKEDNPLKMLREFSVHLNGDLIENFGAAKMTIDNQHGKGHISLYELIPGFSAWVYNIELANELIINLEFSKDRPYYFGYNVSGHQFQKFPGEKKRQVIQQNQNFIIISEPGTSSEFVVPSGIHYKCCYLIINPVQLANSKIQSKTRLLEQLKETFGEFDSKPPYRYFGDIDTRIGSYAEIIVKNSRTDIVGRLTTEGAVLNMLASQIAAHDQDNRTESFRPQLTKSELSKITDIGDYVINHISEKITMQDIMGYLSMSPKKIQAGIQYLYGSSANDYITKLRLEHAKELMHATDMSISEVCYGVGYQSRSYFSKIFKEMHGLLPSDYKKYYLNENLLFDISYRSLAVDSLTNKQVDWIVNTAREMNPEFNITGSLIFHRNIFFQIIEGPKKEVLQLYENITKDKRHTDVQIMWKGYKVKRDFEDWAMATLSDDGNLEVSIQGDTKNLELSHVLGKLDKSSLASESLWRKVRNIIKLSSDSAA from the coding sequence ATGTTAGGGTTAAAAGAAGACAATCCTTTAAAAATGCTTCGCGAATTCTCTGTCCACCTCAATGGTGATCTCATTGAGAATTTTGGAGCAGCTAAAATGACCATAGATAACCAACATGGAAAAGGTCATATAAGCCTCTATGAGTTAATCCCTGGATTTAGTGCATGGGTTTATAACATCGAGCTAGCAAATGAACTTATTATAAATTTAGAATTTTCAAAGGACAGACCTTACTACTTTGGTTACAATGTTTCCGGACATCAATTTCAGAAATTTCCAGGAGAAAAAAAGCGTCAGGTTATCCAGCAAAATCAAAATTTCATTATTATCAGCGAACCTGGAACGAGTTCTGAATTTGTAGTGCCCAGCGGAATACATTACAAATGTTGTTACTTGATTATAAATCCGGTACAATTGGCCAACTCCAAAATACAGAGTAAAACCAGGTTATTAGAGCAGTTAAAAGAAACCTTCGGAGAATTTGACAGTAAGCCCCCCTATCGGTATTTTGGAGATATAGATACTAGAATAGGTTCTTACGCAGAAATAATAGTGAAGAACTCAAGGACGGATATTGTAGGTAGGTTAACAACAGAAGGGGCGGTCCTTAATATGCTGGCCTCACAGATTGCTGCACATGATCAAGACAACAGGACGGAGAGCTTCAGACCACAATTAACGAAGTCGGAACTTTCTAAAATTACCGATATAGGGGATTATGTTATTAATCATATTTCCGAAAAAATAACCATGCAGGATATTATGGGCTATCTCAGCATGTCTCCAAAGAAAATACAGGCAGGAATTCAGTATTTGTACGGTAGCTCAGCAAACGATTATATCACAAAATTGCGTTTGGAGCATGCCAAAGAGCTCATGCATGCCACCGATATGAGTATCTCTGAGGTTTGTTACGGCGTAGGCTATCAAAGTAGGAGTTATTTCTCCAAGATTTTCAAGGAAATGCACGGGTTGCTGCCAAGCGATTATAAGAAATACTATTTGAACGAGAATTTATTGTTCGATATCAGTTATCGTTCACTGGCTGTGGATTCCCTAACCAACAAACAGGTTGATTGGATTGTAAATACTGCAAGGGAAATGAATCCGGAATTCAATATAACAGGTAGCCTGATATTTCACAGAAATATATTTTTCCAAATAATTGAAGGCCCTAAAAAAGAGGTTCTTCAACTGTACGAAAATATAACGAAAGATAAAAGACACACAGATGTTCAAATCATGTGGAAAGGCTACAAAGTAAAACGAGATTTTGAAGATTGGGCCATGGCCACCTTGAGCGATGATGGTAATCTAGAGGTGTCTATTCAGGGAGATACTAAAAATTTAGAACTAAGCCATGTTCTAGGTAAGCTAGATAAATCTAGTCTTGCATCTGAAAGCTTATGGCGCAAAGTGCGTAACATCATAAAACTCTCTAGCGATTCTGCAGCCTAA
- a CDS encoding 2-hydroxyacid dehydrogenase codes for MKLLVYSAKNFEIPFLKRANKNNHKVTYLKEALDTDTAIKAVGFEAISIFSGDDASSIVLEKLWDMGVRHITIRSSGHNNISLKTAKSFGFKVANAPDYSPHAIAEHALALLLALNRKIVLADTQVHQYNFLQDDLMGFNLHGKTVGIIGTGRIGSIMAKIMHGFGCKILAHDLEPDYDLIELCDVTYTALDNVCNQSDIISLHIPLSYDNYYLINKNKLALMKQGTILINTARGAVVETDALIDALENKHLGGYCTDVYEKEKGIFFKDNSKDGIKDERLKKLLSYPNVLLTPHQAFVTKEALERIAEITFDNIDSWAEGKIGKNELGLELVNS; via the coding sequence ATGAAGTTACTGGTCTATAGTGCTAAGAATTTTGAAATACCCTTTTTAAAGAGAGCAAATAAAAACAACCATAAGGTAACCTACCTAAAGGAGGCTTTGGATACTGATACGGCCATAAAGGCTGTCGGTTTTGAGGCCATCAGCATCTTTTCTGGAGATGACGCCTCTTCTATTGTCTTAGAGAAGCTTTGGGATATGGGTGTAAGGCACATTACCATTAGATCTTCCGGTCATAATAATATTAGCCTTAAAACAGCCAAAAGCTTCGGTTTCAAGGTTGCAAATGCACCCGACTACTCTCCTCATGCCATTGCCGAACATGCCTTAGCGCTATTATTGGCATTAAATAGAAAAATAGTTTTGGCCGACACACAAGTGCACCAGTACAATTTTCTACAAGATGACCTAATGGGTTTCAATCTACATGGCAAAACGGTTGGTATCATTGGAACAGGAAGGATTGGAAGTATTATGGCTAAAATAATGCACGGTTTTGGCTGTAAAATATTGGCCCATGACCTTGAGCCTGATTATGACCTTATAGAATTATGTGATGTTACCTATACCGCATTGGACAACGTGTGTAATCAATCGGATATCATAAGCCTACACATTCCCCTTTCTTATGACAACTATTATTTGATCAACAAGAACAAACTGGCGCTGATGAAGCAAGGAACTATTTTGATTAACACTGCCAGGGGTGCGGTAGTTGAAACCGATGCATTGATTGATGCATTGGAGAACAAGCACCTTGGTGGTTATTGTACAGATGTATACGAAAAGGAGAAAGGAATTTTCTTTAAGGATAATTCCAAGGATGGAATTAAAGATGAACGTTTAAAAAAATTATTATCCTACCCCAATGTACTCCTAACTCCCCACCAAGCATTTGTAACCAAAGAGGCATTGGAACGTATTGCAGAAATCACTTTTGACAATATAGACTCTTGGGCAGAAGGTAAAATTGGTAAGAATGAATTGGGGTTGGAACTCGTCAACTCATAA
- a CDS encoding energy transducer TonB, with the protein MKPKKNPKADLNRDSGLFFVLGLTLVLFITWRALEYKSYDTTTEAIIIAHMVEPDLDEEVPLIENIKLPPPVAPPVAPAIIEIVEDAEEIEESVILSTETDQNAEIEASIVSVDDINVDEVEEDVTVPFAVIEDVPVFPGCEKGTRDEQRACFQQKIQEHVVKNFKYPQIALEMGVQGKVYVQFIIDEQGHITNIKSRGPDQLLEKEAQRIIALLPQMIPGKQRGRAVRVPYSIPVNFKLM; encoded by the coding sequence ATGAAACCCAAAAAGAATCCAAAAGCAGACTTGAACCGGGACAGTGGATTATTCTTTGTCTTAGGGTTGACATTGGTACTCTTCATTACTTGGAGGGCATTGGAGTACAAAAGCTATGATACCACCACAGAGGCCATTATTATTGCACATATGGTCGAACCTGATTTAGATGAGGAAGTCCCACTTATAGAAAATATAAAATTACCGCCCCCGGTTGCACCTCCTGTAGCCCCGGCCATTATTGAAATTGTGGAGGATGCGGAAGAAATTGAAGAATCGGTCATACTAAGTACTGAAACTGATCAAAATGCGGAAATTGAAGCATCGATTGTTTCTGTAGATGATATAAACGTTGATGAAGTGGAAGAGGACGTAACCGTACCTTTTGCCGTTATTGAGGATGTTCCTGTTTTTCCCGGTTGCGAAAAGGGTACAAGGGACGAACAAAGAGCCTGTTTCCAGCAAAAAATACAGGAACATGTCGTAAAAAATTTCAAATATCCACAAATTGCCCTTGAAATGGGAGTTCAAGGAAAAGTATATGTTCAATTTATAATTGATGAGCAGGGCCATATCACCAATATCAAATCAAGGGGTCCTGATCAACTTCTAGAAAAGGAAGCCCAACGCATCATAGCTTTATTACCACAGATGATACCTGGAAAGCAACGGGGAAGGGCGGTCAGAGTTCCCTACAGTATTCCTGTTAATTTCAAATTGATGTAA
- a CDS encoding Pycsar system effector family protein, which produces MTAIVDKSDKYITQKLTTETSSDSLYHNLRHTQRVVNSVSTLVEEIGIEDEDAEALKVAAWFHDVGYTISYDNHEEKSCQIVKEFLSKEGCTDDFIDKVLSLIRATKRNYQPENLLEKIMKDADSSHLAKKSFLTASELLRVELSSLGIAHYTIDEWRRENIRFLNNSHRFYTDYAIENWQSRKDKNLKKLIKAKKKSKKLVKKESLKAKYKGNLPDRGIQTLYRVTLRNHIKLSDIADTKANILLSVNAIIISLALANLIPKLDNPSNDYLIYPTALFVIFSVVSMVMSILATKPNVTSGQFTEEEVTSKKVNLLFFGNFHKMQLDQYQWAMKELIKDKDYIYSSLTKDLYFLGVVLERKYRLLRWTYTVFMIGMILSVILFAVALKFYGPERVLELPELQ; this is translated from the coding sequence ATGACAGCAATAGTAGATAAATCAGACAAATATATTACTCAAAAGTTGACTACCGAGACGTCGTCAGATTCACTATACCATAATTTGCGTCATACACAAAGGGTAGTTAATAGCGTATCAACTTTAGTCGAGGAAATTGGTATAGAGGACGAAGACGCAGAGGCCTTAAAGGTCGCAGCTTGGTTCCACGATGTAGGATACACCATATCCTATGACAATCATGAAGAAAAAAGTTGTCAGATAGTAAAGGAATTTCTTTCTAAAGAGGGATGTACGGATGACTTTATTGATAAAGTTCTTTCCTTGATCAGGGCTACCAAACGAAATTACCAACCGGAAAATCTTTTGGAAAAAATAATGAAAGATGCGGATTCTTCGCACCTGGCCAAAAAGAGTTTTTTAACCGCTTCGGAACTTTTAAGGGTTGAACTTTCTTCCTTAGGCATAGCCCATTATACGATTGATGAATGGCGCAGGGAAAACATTAGATTTCTCAATAATTCCCATCGGTTTTATACAGATTATGCCATCGAAAATTGGCAGAGTAGAAAAGATAAAAACCTTAAGAAGCTGATCAAAGCGAAGAAGAAAAGTAAAAAACTGGTAAAAAAGGAATCATTAAAAGCTAAGTACAAAGGTAATTTACCGGACCGCGGAATTCAAACGCTGTACCGGGTTACCTTACGCAACCATATTAAGTTGAGTGATATTGCGGACACTAAGGCCAATATCCTACTGTCTGTTAATGCTATAATCATTTCGCTGGCCTTGGCCAATTTAATTCCTAAACTGGATAATCCTTCAAATGACTATCTTATCTATCCAACGGCCTTGTTCGTCATCTTCAGTGTTGTTTCTATGGTTATGTCCATATTGGCTACTAAGCCGAATGTGACCAGTGGTCAATTCACCGAAGAAGAGGTAACTTCCAAAAAAGTAAACCTGCTCTTTTTTGGAAATTTTCATAAAATGCAGCTCGATCAATATCAATGGGCAATGAAAGAACTCATTAAGGACAAGGATTACATATACAGTAGTTTAACTAAGGATCTCTATTTTCTTGGGGTCGTCCTAGAACGGAAATATCGATTGTTACGATGGACTTATACCGTCTTTATGATTGGTATGATATTGTCTGTGATCCTATTTGCCGTTGCCTTAAAATTTTACGGTCCGGAAAGGGTTCTTGAGCTTCCGGAGTTACAGTAG
- a CDS encoding BLUF domain-containing protein: MFSLIYRSTAKPDFYQMDLRTMMERSRINNKKNNITGCLLHHNNNFVQLLEGEEKVVRRLFGKIAKDERHKDIVLLNLEENLYPLFSKFSMVYNNLDDLSDQIRDKRLLFDQIFHDSEMVKSPGSSKLALWVQVNKLLEGEGQLRYG; this comes from the coding sequence ATGTTTTCGCTCATATATCGTTCAACAGCAAAACCGGACTTCTATCAGATGGATTTACGAACGATGATGGAACGGTCTAGAATAAACAACAAAAAGAATAATATTACAGGATGCCTTTTACATCATAATAATAATTTTGTTCAGCTTCTTGAAGGGGAGGAGAAAGTTGTAAGAAGGCTTTTTGGTAAGATTGCTAAGGATGAACGCCATAAGGACATTGTTCTTTTAAATTTGGAAGAAAACCTATATCCTTTGTTTTCTAAGTTCAGCATGGTTTATAACAATCTGGACGACTTATCCGACCAAATTAGGGATAAGCGTTTACTTTTTGACCAGATATTTCATGATTCGGAAATGGTTAAATCCCCTGGCTCTTCAAAATTAGCCCTCTGGGTACAAGTAAATAAGCTTCTGGAGGGTGAAGGACAGTTACGATATGGTTGA